The proteins below come from a single Papaver somniferum cultivar HN1 chromosome 11, ASM357369v1, whole genome shotgun sequence genomic window:
- the LOC113322276 gene encoding major latex protein 15-like, whose product MAHHGVSGLVGKLITQLEVNCDADEFYKIWKHHEEVPQAVSHLFPAVKVVKGDGLVSGCIKEWHYILEGKAMSAMEETTHNDVTRTLHHQVVEGEVMKDYKAIASIIEVNPNPNGHGSIVTWSIEYEKMNEDSPTPFAYLEFFHQNLVDMNSHLYVGSDSHLHVDE is encoded by the exons ATGGCTCATCACGGTGTTTCAGGTCTAGTTGGGAAACTTATAACTCAATTGGAGGTCAATTGTGATGCTGACGAATTTTATAAAATTTGGAAGCACCATGAAGAAGTTCCACAGGCAGTTTCTCATCTTTTCCCTGCCGTCAAAGTTGTCAAAGGAGATGGACTTGTTTCTGGTTGTATCAAGGAATGGCACTATATTCTGG AGGGTAAGGCGATGAGCGCAATGGAGGAAACGACACACAATGATGTAACGAGGACTTTACATCACCAGGTAGTTGAAGGAGAAGTGATGAAGGATTATAAGGCGATTGCTTCCATAATTGAAGTTAATCCAAACCCAAATGGACATGGAAGCATTGTGACTTGGTCAATTGAGTATGAGAAAATGAACGAAGATTCTCCAACTCCCTTTGCTTATCTTGAATTCTTCCATCAGAACCTAGTCGATATGAATTCTCACCTTTACGTTGGTTCTGATTCTCACCTCCACGTTGATGAATAA